The following proteins are encoded in a genomic region of Leptospira fainei serovar Hurstbridge str. BUT 6:
- the lsa26 gene encoding surface adhesion protein Lsa26 produces MKLKELSVWLLTGAFLLSSSSVSALGTYSEGWTVAKLIQFESRGLIFDSYEGYLEVTTFDKNEKCDESKDECFTPTKQKVAFSVRPETADVVNFLSKSLNQEVLVQYRIHRIEPIALSTDFEVLTAQKQETVLGKDIADKFIGPKTGSKRNFSVTGRILSLEYRGTAIGTYEGVYLDEARGKVHPFSVTNEEVATFAWAALKYNLKYYLGISVAFATGVRESHYDLFEVNFKSPAGAVEAAPKPN; encoded by the coding sequence ATGAAACTTAAAGAACTATCAGTATGGCTTTTGACCGGAGCATTCCTCTTGTCCTCGTCTTCCGTGTCTGCACTCGGTACCTATTCAGAAGGTTGGACCGTAGCGAAACTGATTCAATTTGAAAGCAGAGGACTCATCTTTGATTCATACGAAGGATACTTGGAAGTAACGACTTTCGATAAAAATGAAAAATGCGACGAAAGCAAAGACGAGTGCTTTACCCCGACCAAACAAAAGGTAGCGTTCAGCGTTCGTCCCGAAACGGCGGACGTAGTCAATTTTTTAAGTAAAAGCTTAAATCAGGAAGTGTTAGTGCAGTATAGAATTCATCGAATCGAACCTATCGCTCTTTCGACAGATTTCGAAGTTCTGACCGCACAAAAACAGGAAACCGTACTCGGAAAAGATATAGCCGATAAATTTATCGGTCCAAAAACCGGATCTAAAAGAAATTTCTCGGTCACCGGAAGAATACTGAGCCTTGAATATAGGGGAACTGCAATCGGTACTTACGAAGGCGTTTATTTAGACGAAGCGAGAGGAAAAGTACACCCGTTCTCCGTTACCAACGAAGAGGTGGCTACGTTCGCTTGGGCCGCTCTTAAATATAATCTTAAATACTATCTTGGAATTTCGGTAGCCTTTGCCACCGGAGTGCGGGAATCGCATTACGATTTATTCGAAGTAAACTTTAAGAGCCCTGCCGGAGCGGTCGAAGCCGCGCCTAAGCCGAACTAA
- a CDS encoding CapA family protein: MQRFLTLFYISVLFLILDAPVSLASAETETIKIKAVGDLVMGTNYPDNRLPNDPRNTLFSGVESTLRGSDVLFANFESTLTDYPTSSKNINRPLIFAFRTPPSYAKILKDVGFDILSIANNHSLDFHQQGFDDTAKNISSAGMRFTGKKGAITYMTVKGVTIAWIGFSHMKAAHNNVNEISEGAALVKEAKKKAQLVFISVHGGAEGGPALHVKNEQERFYGEYRGNLVALSHALIDAGADLFIGHGPHLPRALELYRGRLVAYSLGNFLGYRVFSTKGYGGYSLVLEADLDKNGNFVKGKIHPLQLSQNGVPSPDPENKTTELMQSLTKADFPGKGPRIQNDGTILP, translated from the coding sequence ATGCAAAGATTCCTAACTCTATTTTACATCAGCGTTCTATTTTTGATTTTAGACGCTCCAGTTTCCTTAGCGTCGGCGGAAACCGAAACGATCAAAATTAAAGCGGTCGGCGATTTAGTCATGGGGACGAATTATCCGGATAACCGACTTCCGAATGATCCGAGAAATACCCTTTTTTCCGGGGTTGAATCGACGCTAAGAGGATCGGACGTGCTGTTTGCAAATTTCGAAAGCACCCTGACGGATTATCCGACCTCTTCCAAGAATATTAATCGTCCCTTAATTTTCGCATTCAGAACTCCGCCATCGTATGCCAAAATTCTAAAGGACGTCGGATTCGATATTCTTTCCATTGCCAATAATCATAGCTTGGATTTTCATCAGCAAGGCTTTGACGATACTGCAAAAAACATTTCTTCCGCGGGAATGAGATTTACGGGAAAGAAAGGCGCTATTACTTACATGACCGTCAAGGGTGTAACGATCGCTTGGATAGGTTTTAGTCATATGAAAGCCGCTCACAATAATGTGAATGAAATTTCGGAAGGGGCAGCCTTAGTTAAGGAGGCTAAGAAAAAAGCTCAGTTAGTTTTCATCTCCGTGCACGGCGGCGCAGAAGGCGGCCCCGCTCTACACGTAAAGAACGAGCAAGAGCGTTTTTACGGAGAATATCGCGGAAATCTAGTCGCATTATCGCACGCGTTAATCGACGCAGGCGCCGACTTATTCATCGGGCATGGGCCACATCTTCCGCGCGCACTAGAACTTTATAGGGGTCGTTTGGTTGCATATTCGCTCGGTAATTTTTTAGGGTATAGGGTTTTTTCCACTAAAGGATACGGCGGGTATTCGTTGGTACTCGAAGCGGATTTGGATAAAAATGGAAATTTTGTGAAGGGTAAGATACATCCTTTACAGCTGAGCCAGAATGGAGTTCCTTCGCCGGACCCGGAAAATAAAACGACCGAGTTGATGCAGTCCTTAACTAAAGCGGACTTTCCCGGGAAAGGGCCTAGGATTCAAAACGACGGAACGATCCTGCCGTAA
- a CDS encoding class I SAM-dependent methyltransferase: MEQIPCNTCGSLTFRFLFSKASPQGETFKIVKCSQCGLVQVNPQPSPAEVAKYYEDTYFTKRTDRGYDNYYSETTRREISRVYGLNLEDLGFFTWENKLPANKSALDVGCAAGYFLDYLRDRDWNVKGLDIAPGPVAFAQETLKLDVEQKDFLNWDANGSQQFDLVTLWASLEHLHRPKETLEKIMIHLKPGGRMILSTCRHGLLANILGAKWRYLNVPEHLYYYSLPGIRRLCLDLGYLPLSHITYGSGLTGRKNAGTFFKTSKRLADWAVKKIDQGDMMALCFGKPKY; this comes from the coding sequence ATGGAGCAAATTCCTTGCAATACATGCGGATCCCTGACGTTCCGCTTTCTTTTCTCCAAGGCAAGCCCGCAGGGAGAAACATTCAAAATCGTAAAATGTTCACAATGTGGATTAGTCCAAGTAAACCCTCAACCTTCTCCGGCAGAGGTCGCGAAATATTATGAAGACACTTACTTTACCAAGCGGACGGACCGAGGATACGATAATTATTATTCGGAGACAACAAGACGGGAAATATCGAGAGTCTACGGTCTCAACCTTGAAGATTTAGGTTTCTTTACATGGGAAAATAAATTGCCTGCGAATAAATCCGCGTTGGATGTCGGATGCGCAGCGGGATATTTTTTAGATTACTTAAGAGATCGGGATTGGAACGTAAAAGGTTTGGACATTGCTCCGGGCCCCGTAGCATTCGCACAGGAAACTCTAAAATTAGACGTCGAACAAAAAGATTTCCTAAATTGGGACGCTAACGGTTCTCAACAGTTCGATCTAGTCACTCTTTGGGCAAGCCTCGAGCATCTGCATCGCCCCAAAGAAACTCTCGAAAAAATCATGATTCATTTAAAGCCCGGCGGAAGAATGATTCTTTCCACCTGTCGCCACGGTCTGCTTGCGAATATTTTGGGCGCGAAATGGAGATACTTAAACGTTCCCGAACATCTTTATTATTATAGTTTACCCGGAATCCGGCGACTTTGTTTAGATTTAGGTTATCTACCTCTATCCCATATCACGTATGGAAGCGGATTAACCGGCAGAAAAAATGCGGGAACATTCTTCAAAACTTCCAAGAGATTAGCGGATTGGGCCGTCAAAAAAATCGACCAGGGAGATATGATGGCTCTTTGCTTCGGAAAACCCAAATATTAG
- a CDS encoding LIC_13076 family protein: MKSNMYRLFASAGLILSILMHLACSFDKRIEFSQPEKLALEADGKSCASLGQYNRWYAFYGMWKFSSAEPALPKQEGKIYILENKADWQHVALSLLLGVMTSISVHPVKISECDTTTRFVHKDEYDTFFENEREKARSDFFAESERLFEDSLRKYLDRSNPGDSAGKNYSTIIYRNGRIQEARVLGQDVDSIKIEWDESDQIKEASVLKKEIYKVIFATKVIRVKDKPSEKP; encoded by the coding sequence ATGAAAAGTAATATGTATCGCCTGTTTGCTTCTGCGGGATTGATTCTTTCCATATTAATGCATTTGGCGTGCAGTTTTGATAAGCGAATTGAATTTTCCCAACCGGAAAAACTTGCCTTAGAGGCGGACGGTAAGTCTTGCGCTTCTCTCGGACAATACAACCGCTGGTACGCGTTCTATGGAATGTGGAAATTTTCCTCTGCGGAACCCGCTCTCCCTAAGCAAGAAGGGAAAATCTATATTTTAGAGAACAAAGCCGATTGGCAGCATGTCGCTCTTTCTCTTTTATTAGGTGTGATGACATCGATCTCCGTTCATCCGGTCAAAATTTCGGAATGCGATACGACGACTCGTTTCGTTCATAAGGACGAATACGATACTTTCTTTGAAAACGAGCGAGAAAAGGCTCGTTCCGATTTCTTTGCGGAAAGTGAAAGGTTGTTCGAAGATTCCTTACGAAAATATTTAGATCGAAGCAATCCGGGCGATTCTGCAGGAAAGAATTACAGTACGATTATATATCGAAACGGAAGGATCCAAGAGGCGAGAGTGTTGGGGCAGGACGTAGATTCCATAAAGATCGAATGGGATGAATCCGATCAGATTAAAGAAGCTTCGGTGCTCAAAAAGGAAATTTACAAAGTCATTTTTGCCACGAAAGTGATTCGAGTTAAAGATAAGCCCTCCGAAAAACCTTAA
- a CDS encoding DMT family transporter — MDLKRETLLTRLSTGTTEETKGFIYALLGTVLFSSKGVLVKLVYNYGVDSVTVLAFRMLFAIPFFAFILYRESNRTDQTPISSKDYVNVVVLAFIGYYLASFFDFWGLEYLAASMERLVLFTYPALVLLLSFLFLGKKAHSVELYAVALTYSGILLAFLPDAEANGQKSILGAALVFLSALAYSVYLIGSGQMIPKLGSRRFTALLMLWSGGFVLLHFFLRKEVVSIFSQPWPVYAYGFALGFLTTVLPAFLTTAGIQRIGSNKASIAGSAGPIFTLFLSAGLLNEQITWENLGGTALVLSGVLLLSRKKAIAV; from the coding sequence ATGGATCTTAAACGTGAAACCCTTTTGACTCGTCTTTCGACCGGAACCACGGAAGAAACGAAAGGATTTATATACGCGTTATTAGGTACCGTCCTCTTTTCATCGAAAGGAGTGCTCGTAAAGTTAGTCTATAATTACGGAGTGGATTCGGTTACGGTTCTAGCGTTTCGAATGCTTTTCGCGATTCCTTTTTTCGCATTCATTTTATATCGAGAATCGAATCGAACCGATCAGACTCCCATTTCTTCCAAGGATTACGTTAACGTAGTCGTTCTTGCTTTTATAGGATATTATTTAGCAAGCTTCTTCGATTTTTGGGGGTTAGAGTATTTAGCTGCTTCGATGGAACGTCTTGTTCTCTTCACATACCCCGCGTTAGTCCTATTATTAAGTTTTTTATTCCTGGGAAAGAAAGCTCATTCTGTTGAACTATATGCGGTCGCGCTTACATACTCCGGGATCCTATTGGCGTTTCTTCCCGATGCGGAAGCAAACGGTCAAAAATCGATCTTGGGCGCCGCTTTAGTCTTCCTTTCGGCGCTCGCGTATTCCGTCTATCTAATCGGGAGCGGACAAATGATTCCGAAACTAGGTTCCCGGAGATTTACCGCCTTATTAATGCTTTGGTCCGGAGGATTCGTCCTTTTACATTTCTTCTTAAGGAAAGAAGTCGTATCGATATTTTCACAACCCTGGCCGGTGTATGCTTACGGCTTTGCGCTCGGATTTTTAACGACCGTCCTTCCCGCTTTTCTCACCACTGCGGGAATCCAGAGAATCGGATCGAACAAAGCGTCGATTGCGGGAAGTGCAGGCCCGATTTTTACGCTATTCCTTTCGGCAGGCTTATTAAACGAACAAATAACTTGGGAGAATTTGGGAGGAACGGCTCTCGTTTTGTCCGGAGTACTTCTTTTAAGCAGAAAGAAAGCGATCGCAGTCTAA
- a CDS encoding sensor histidine kinase — MFLDSFNKIYSDRDYLTRHRALHLLIFNAFVSALGIIANIIAIKNGSFRPGFLTVAISGLFSIWFLFHKKYQYALNLTLIFSLLGITIGWFFGTRGVNQGFSIPTIIILFLYFSDITKTILVSVYCLGLLLIRSFWLQYQSPPQEVLFTDTLFLFLLFTTISIMTVRILHGHAQEKDELIKEIHHRVRNNLQVLSGLADIHRDSNAVVSDHQPYLDFQNRIIAISEVHNCLYKTENYREIDFSQIIREISSNLSEKYGKGIVEVVEPQSKVFLPIESAVPCAMIVNELISNAIKHGSDGSNNARVSVEIKKDGPFYRLSVSDWGAGMSDSQLWQNPRTTGFTLIQILAKQLKGSLKIFQENGTKAVLEFS, encoded by the coding sequence ATGTTCCTTGATTCGTTTAACAAAATATACTCCGACCGGGACTATTTGACCCGCCATCGAGCTCTGCATCTCTTGATTTTCAATGCCTTCGTATCGGCTCTCGGAATCATTGCGAATATTATAGCGATCAAAAACGGATCGTTTCGTCCCGGATTTCTTACGGTGGCAATTTCCGGTCTTTTTTCCATCTGGTTCCTATTTCATAAGAAATACCAGTATGCATTGAATTTAACCTTAATTTTTAGCCTTCTCGGAATTACCATCGGTTGGTTTTTCGGAACCAGGGGGGTTAACCAGGGATTTAGTATTCCGACGATCATTATTCTTTTCTTATATTTTTCGGATATAACAAAGACGATTTTGGTTTCCGTTTATTGTCTCGGGTTGCTATTGATTCGTTCGTTTTGGTTGCAATATCAAAGTCCTCCCCAGGAGGTGCTATTTACGGATACTTTATTCCTTTTTTTGCTTTTTACCACCATTTCGATCATGACCGTTAGGATCTTGCACGGTCATGCGCAGGAAAAGGATGAGTTAATAAAAGAAATTCATCATCGAGTGAGAAATAATCTTCAGGTTCTATCAGGATTAGCGGATATACATCGGGATTCTAATGCGGTCGTTTCGGATCATCAACCGTATTTGGACTTTCAAAATCGGATCATAGCAATATCGGAAGTTCATAATTGTCTTTATAAAACCGAAAACTATCGTGAAATCGACTTTTCCCAAATCATCCGGGAAATTTCATCGAACCTTTCCGAAAAATACGGAAAAGGAATCGTAGAAGTCGTGGAACCTCAAAGTAAAGTTTTTCTGCCGATTGAAAGTGCGGTTCCTTGCGCTATGATCGTAAACGAACTAATTTCCAACGCGATAAAGCACGGTTCCGACGGATCTAATAATGCCCGGGTAAGCGTCGAAATTAAAAAGGATGGCCCATTCTACAGGTTAAGTGTTTCGGATTGGGGCGCCGGAATGTCCGATAGCCAACTTTGGCAAAATCCTAGGACAACCGGATTTACCCTGATACAAATTCTGGCGAAACAACTTAAAGGCAGTTTAAAAATCTTTCAAGAAAACGGAACGAAGGCGGTTTTGGAATTCTCTTAA
- a CDS encoding SpoIIE family protein phosphatase, whose product MELDYRKRLDEIERIEGYFTRAPEGIWCYELEEPVDIRLPVDEQYRIIYETARLTHCNDTMARMYGYRTAEEIKGTLLKNIHSFENRFSSIGLLEFIRSGYKTHDAESEEVDPKGLKKFFLNTALGVVEDGRLLRAWGVQKDVTLIRGAELRLKRTLRLESLLSEISRNFLSTDPGNTSQAINVALAELGKFCNADRAYVFLYTHAGLTISNTHEWCEDGIEPKMHRLQNLSLEEFQKGDLEIISNRGYMLYNSLEEIPASHESLRGFLSKLSIQSVVVVGLTSHDSELGFIGFDSIKGRKLWTEEDIYVLKLVSDLIVLAFDRKKKESDLNDFYERMNHDLELARLTQRSLVARDFPSSPFYQFESYFRPFEKVGGDIITYIQHETGVLDILFGDVSGHGISSAMVSGMAVLSFRHHAKTGISPAEGIQQFVSDLKPMVVEHHIAAVWARFFPLEKKLVYSYAGHPPILLFRGKEMIELKGMNLPLLIFDSIEYFNESIDLKSGDRIVFYSDGMYEIFNAQGRILDLPGFQAILSEYRNIASLEEYIEQVISEVFKFSEGIFGDDMAMLVLDLKG is encoded by the coding sequence ATTGAATTGGATTACAGAAAACGACTCGATGAAATCGAGCGAATCGAAGGGTATTTTACTCGGGCTCCGGAGGGGATTTGGTGCTATGAGCTGGAAGAGCCGGTAGATATTCGACTTCCGGTCGATGAGCAATACCGAATCATTTACGAAACCGCGAGATTAACGCATTGCAATGATACTATGGCCCGAATGTACGGATATCGTACGGCGGAAGAGATAAAAGGGACTCTCCTAAAAAATATCCATTCTTTCGAAAATCGTTTTAGCAGCATCGGGCTGCTGGAATTTATCCGTTCCGGGTATAAAACCCACGATGCTGAATCCGAGGAAGTGGATCCTAAGGGCCTAAAAAAGTTTTTTTTAAATACTGCGCTCGGAGTAGTGGAGGACGGGAGATTACTGCGGGCATGGGGAGTGCAAAAGGATGTCACATTAATTCGCGGAGCGGAATTAAGATTAAAGAGGACTCTTAGATTAGAGAGTTTGTTAAGCGAAATCTCTAGAAACTTTTTAAGCACCGATCCGGGAAATACGAGCCAAGCGATTAATGTAGCGCTTGCAGAATTGGGAAAATTCTGTAATGCCGACAGAGCTTACGTTTTTCTATATACCCACGCGGGTTTGACTATTTCCAACACTCATGAATGGTGCGAAGACGGGATCGAACCTAAGATGCACCGCCTTCAAAATCTATCTCTGGAGGAATTTCAAAAAGGCGATCTGGAAATCATCAGCAACCGAGGATACATGCTGTACAATTCGTTGGAGGAAATCCCGGCATCCCACGAATCCTTACGAGGATTCTTATCGAAACTTTCCATTCAATCCGTAGTCGTCGTAGGATTGACCTCGCACGATTCCGAGCTAGGTTTTATCGGATTCGACTCAATTAAAGGAAGAAAACTTTGGACCGAAGAGGATATTTACGTTTTAAAACTAGTTTCCGATCTTATCGTTTTGGCCTTCGATCGTAAAAAGAAAGAATCCGATCTAAACGATTTTTACGAGAGAATGAATCATGATCTTGAATTGGCCAGGCTAACCCAGCGATCTTTAGTTGCCCGCGATTTTCCTTCTTCCCCTTTTTATCAATTCGAAAGTTACTTCCGTCCGTTCGAGAAAGTCGGCGGGGATATCATCACTTACATCCAACATGAAACCGGAGTGCTTGATATTCTTTTCGGAGACGTTTCTGGCCATGGGATTTCGTCGGCAATGGTGTCCGGTATGGCAGTATTATCTTTTCGTCATCATGCTAAAACGGGGATTTCGCCGGCAGAAGGAATTCAACAATTTGTAAGCGATCTTAAACCGATGGTAGTAGAGCATCATATCGCTGCAGTTTGGGCACGATTCTTTCCTCTTGAGAAGAAATTGGTTTATTCTTATGCCGGACACCCTCCGATTTTGCTTTTCCGCGGCAAGGAGATGATCGAATTAAAAGGAATGAATCTGCCTCTGCTTATCTTCGATTCGATCGAATACTTTAACGAGTCTATCGACTTAAAGTCGGGAGATCGAATCGTGTTCTATTCGGACGGAATGTATGAGATTTTTAATGCGCAAGGGCGGATTTTAGATCTGCCGGGTTTCCAAGCCATTCTTTCGGAATATAGAAATATCGCATCTCTCGAAGAATACATCGAACAAGTGATTTCCGAAGTTTTTAAGTTTTCCGAAGGTATTTTCGGCGACGATATGGCAATGTTGGTTCTGGACCTAAAGGGCTAA
- a CDS encoding LemA family protein, which yields MLLFIGTYFSFGCGYNTIQVQDEKVTAAWSEVLNQYQRRTDLIPNLVNTVKGYAAQEKDVLTEVTKARASVGSIQATPEILNNPDLFAKFNKAQGQMTSALSRLMVVVEKYPDLKSNQNFLELQAQLEGTENRITVARNRYIQSVQEYNVTVRTFPNVITAKMFGYAPKPNFTVENEAEVSKPPQVKF from the coding sequence ATGCTTTTATTTATCGGTACGTATTTTTCTTTCGGCTGCGGATACAATACGATTCAGGTCCAGGACGAAAAAGTCACTGCGGCTTGGTCCGAAGTATTGAACCAATACCAAAGAAGAACGGATTTAATCCCGAACTTAGTCAATACGGTTAAGGGTTATGCCGCTCAAGAGAAAGACGTACTTACCGAAGTGACAAAGGCGAGAGCTAGTGTCGGATCCATTCAGGCAACTCCGGAAATTTTGAATAATCCGGATTTATTCGCAAAATTTAATAAAGCGCAGGGTCAAATGACTTCCGCTCTTTCAAGATTGATGGTTGTAGTCGAAAAATATCCCGATTTAAAATCCAATCAGAACTTTCTTGAACTCCAAGCCCAGCTGGAAGGAACCGAGAACAGGATTACGGTTGCACGCAATCGATACATCCAATCTGTTCAGGAATATAACGTAACGGTAAGAACCTTTCCGAACGTAATTACGGCTAAAATGTTCGGCTACGCCCCGAAACCGAATTTTACGGTGGAAAACGAAGCGGAAGTTTCCAAACCTCCTCAAGTTAAGTTTTAA
- a CDS encoding TPM domain-containing protein, with translation MKRFVVLFLLLIVSIPIFSEPVSIPSLIRRVTDLTGTLNSEEVTSLESKLEKLEERKGSQIAILIVPSTGEETIEQYSIRVADAWKIGRKSIADGIIFVIAKDDRKMRFEVGRGLEGAVPDATCKRIQIEYVRPLFKEGKYFEGIDAGIDKVIGLIDGEPLPEPDTHTSFHGSDRGSSDMTMYFIVLGIIAIFVGFALRRLFSPIQAIAATGIAYWVGGTFGISLSALLPILTVFFIILWVLYSTIKSGGGGGGSTWSSWGGGGSSWGSSSGSSSWGGGGGDFGGGGSSSDW, from the coding sequence TTGAAACGATTCGTCGTCCTTTTTCTTTTATTAATTGTATCGATCCCGATTTTTTCGGAACCGGTCTCGATTCCGTCGCTTATTCGTCGGGTAACGGATTTAACCGGAACATTAAATTCGGAAGAAGTTACTTCTTTAGAAAGTAAATTAGAAAAATTAGAAGAAAGAAAAGGAAGTCAAATCGCCATCCTAATCGTTCCTTCGACCGGAGAGGAGACGATTGAACAATACTCCATCCGCGTCGCAGATGCATGGAAGATCGGTAGAAAATCCATCGCAGACGGTATCATCTTCGTAATCGCTAAAGACGATCGAAAGATGCGCTTTGAAGTCGGTAGAGGATTGGAAGGCGCCGTTCCTGACGCCACCTGTAAAAGAATTCAAATCGAGTATGTTCGTCCTCTTTTTAAAGAAGGAAAATACTTCGAAGGAATCGATGCGGGAATCGATAAAGTAATAGGGTTGATCGACGGAGAACCCCTCCCGGAACCGGATACACATACTTCGTTTCACGGTTCCGATAGAGGTTCCTCGGATATGACGATGTATTTCATCGTTTTAGGAATCATCGCAATCTTCGTCGGTTTTGCCCTTCGGCGTTTATTTTCGCCGATTCAAGCTATAGCGGCGACAGGTATTGCCTATTGGGTTGGTGGAACGTTCGGAATTTCTTTATCCGCTTTATTGCCGATTCTTACGGTATTTTTCATTATACTTTGGGTATTATATTCAACGATTAAAAGCGGTGGAGGCGGAGGCGGGTCTACCTGGAGTTCATGGGGCGGAGGAGGCTCGTCTTGGGGTTCGTCGTCCGGCAGCTCAAGTTGGGGCGGAGGCGGTGGAGATTTTGGCGGGGGCGGATCCTCCTCGGATTGGTGA
- a CDS encoding TPM domain-containing protein, protein MANNISRLLSHVRAGILDSFGIGTHDSLRFSLLRKYLNAGDLKELKSMISSSEAQHRGELRLAIETKLPLLQVWSGKTAKMRAVEMFSFLRVWDTEENTGILIYLLLAEKKIVLLADRGIYKKIGQENLDSIANEISDGFKESKYKKSLTQGIQKLTEILKKHFPAQGKNPNELPDEPYIV, encoded by the coding sequence ATGGCTAACAATATATCTCGTCTTCTTTCACACGTTCGAGCAGGAATCTTGGATTCTTTCGGGATCGGCACTCACGATTCATTAAGGTTTAGTTTATTAAGAAAATATCTTAATGCTGGGGATCTAAAAGAATTAAAATCGATGATCTCATCCTCGGAAGCACAGCATCGAGGGGAATTGAGATTGGCGATCGAGACTAAACTGCCATTGCTGCAAGTCTGGTCGGGAAAAACCGCCAAAATGAGAGCGGTAGAAATGTTCTCTTTTTTGCGAGTATGGGACACCGAGGAAAACACCGGTATTTTAATCTATTTACTTTTGGCCGAGAAAAAAATCGTTTTGTTAGCCGATAGGGGCATCTATAAGAAAATTGGGCAAGAAAATCTGGATTCCATTGCCAATGAAATAAGCGACGGCTTTAAAGAATCGAAATATAAGAAAAGCCTAACTCAGGGGATTCAAAAACTGACGGAGATCCTCAAGAAACATTTCCCCGCCCAGGGAAAAAATCCGAACGAGCTTCCAGATGAACCGTATATTGTTTAA
- a CDS encoding alpha/beta hydrolase produces MKEILKEFLSEETICRGTLYLPEVKKPPVIVMGHGIGAERRFRLPEYAKKFCEAGFAVFLFDYRNFGESEGLPRNLINPYRHVHDFLEAIRFVKSLQEVNGEKLGIWGTSFGGGHVLVVGAKSPDVKAVVSQVPFVDGISTTNSFPISYQILGLLHGLSDVIKSLLFLSPHKVPIVAHPGTFALMNTEDSYDGYTHLIEKGANWTNEAPARICLLLPTYRPTVYAKKIKAPVLMQIAKKDSLIPYRAAIKTSGKIAQCKMNLLDMGHFEPYFGNLFEQTIREQIEFFKETLK; encoded by the coding sequence ATGAAAGAAATACTTAAAGAATTTTTAAGCGAAGAAACGATTTGTCGGGGAACACTTTATCTTCCCGAGGTCAAGAAACCGCCGGTCATCGTAATGGGCCATGGAATCGGAGCCGAACGAAGGTTTCGCTTACCCGAATACGCGAAAAAATTTTGCGAAGCCGGGTTTGCCGTTTTCCTGTTCGATTATCGGAATTTCGGCGAGAGTGAAGGACTTCCTAGAAATCTTATCAATCCGTATAGGCATGTGCATGATTTTTTGGAAGCGATCCGATTCGTGAAATCGTTGCAGGAAGTGAATGGAGAAAAATTGGGAATTTGGGGAACTTCCTTTGGAGGAGGCCACGTTTTGGTGGTAGGCGCGAAGAGTCCGGACGTGAAAGCGGTCGTCTCTCAAGTTCCTTTCGTCGACGGAATTTCTACGACGAACTCGTTCCCGATTTCCTATCAAATATTAGGATTATTGCATGGATTGTCCGATGTAATTAAATCTTTATTATTTCTTTCTCCGCATAAAGTTCCCATCGTCGCGCATCCGGGAACTTTCGCCTTAATGAATACGGAAGATTCCTATGACGGCTATACTCATCTGATAGAGAAGGGCGCAAATTGGACAAATGAAGCTCCCGCAAGGATTTGTTTACTTTTACCGACGTATCGTCCGACTGTCTACGCTAAGAAAATCAAAGCTCCCGTTCTGATGCAGATTGCAAAGAAAGATTCCCTGATACCGTATCGGGCAGCTATCAAAACGAGCGGGAAAATCGCTCAATGTAAAATGAATCTATTAGATATGGGTCATTTCGAGCCGTATTTCGGGAATTTGTTCGAACAAACGATTCGCGAGCAAATCGAATTCTTTAAAGAAACTCTAAAATAG
- a CDS encoding MmcQ/YjbR family DNA-binding protein, with amino-acid sequence MKSVEQLQEFCKSLKATTIDVKWESNLVFSVFDKMYCIYGLENGTVSFKVQPEEWSDYVSTTGIIPAPYLARNGWVRCNRLNLLKKKDLEKSIRTSYRLIVERLPKKIQKELFA; translated from the coding sequence ATGAAATCGGTCGAACAATTACAAGAATTTTGTAAGAGCCTCAAGGCTACGACTATCGACGTAAAGTGGGAATCCAATTTGGTTTTTTCCGTTTTCGATAAAATGTACTGCATTTACGGTCTCGAAAACGGAACAGTTTCCTTCAAGGTCCAGCCTGAAGAATGGAGCGACTACGTTTCGACAACCGGTATCATCCCCGCTCCGTATTTGGCGAGAAACGGATGGGTCCGATGTAATCGACTTAATTTACTTAAGAAAAAGGATCTGGAAAAATCGATCCGTACTTCTTATCGACTGATCGTGGAGCGTTTGCCTAAAAAAATCCAAAAAGAACTTTTCGCTTGA